A genomic stretch from Aminobacter aminovorans includes:
- a CDS encoding amino acid ABC transporter ATP-binding protein, whose amino-acid sequence MAIENAVSADEIKVDRAKMHISDTDVAIDIVGMHKWYGEFNVLKDINLRVMRGERIVICGPSGSGKSTMIRCINRLEEHQKGKIIVDGKELTNDLKKIDEVRREVGMVFQHFNLFPHLTILENCTLAPIWVRKTPKKQAEEQAMHFLRRVKIPEQANKYPGQLSGGQQQRVAIARSLCMNPRIMLFDEPTSALDPEMIKEVLETMVGLAEEGMTMLCVTHEMGFARKVANRVIFMDQGQIVEENTPGEFFDHPRHERTKLFLSQILH is encoded by the coding sequence ATGGCCATAGAAAACGCAGTCAGCGCCGACGAGATCAAGGTCGATCGGGCAAAGATGCACATCTCCGATACCGACGTGGCGATCGACATTGTCGGCATGCACAAGTGGTATGGCGAGTTCAACGTGCTCAAGGACATCAATCTCAGGGTCATGCGCGGCGAGCGCATCGTCATCTGCGGTCCGTCCGGCTCGGGCAAGTCGACAATGATCCGCTGCATCAACCGGCTGGAAGAGCACCAGAAGGGCAAGATCATCGTCGACGGCAAGGAACTGACCAACGATCTCAAGAAGATCGACGAGGTCCGCCGCGAAGTCGGCATGGTGTTCCAGCACTTCAACCTGTTCCCGCATCTGACGATCCTGGAGAACTGCACGCTGGCGCCGATCTGGGTGCGCAAGACGCCGAAGAAGCAGGCCGAGGAGCAGGCGATGCACTTCCTGCGTCGCGTCAAGATCCCCGAGCAGGCCAACAAATATCCGGGCCAGCTGTCGGGCGGCCAGCAGCAGCGCGTGGCGATCGCCCGTTCGCTGTGCATGAACCCGCGCATCATGCTGTTCGACGAGCCGACCTCGGCGCTCGATCCGGAAATGATCAAGGAAGTGCTGGAGACCATGGTCGGCCTCGCCGAAGAGGGCATGACCATGCTGTGCGTGACCCATGAGATGGGCTTCGCCCGCAAGGTCGCCAACCGCGTCATCTTCATGGATCAGGGCCAGATCGTCGAGGAGAACACACCGGGCGAGTTCTTCGACCATCCACGCCACGAGCGCACCAAGCTGTTCCTCAGCCAGATCCTCCACTAG
- a CDS encoding amino acid ABC transporter permease, translating into MSQNDLHYVRTEMALPQPAPLRERGPVAWVRKNLFANPFDSVLTIIGMIIVAMILPPLVNWALIQAQWTGTDRTFCATVAQGGIQPEGWSGACWAFVNAKFGQFMVGRYPFEERWRVILVAIMFVALLVPLLMPRAPYKGLNAFLFLVAFPVVAAILLIGGMLGLPHVETPLWGGLLVTLTLSYVGIVVSLPLGILLALGRRSKMPVVKMLSVIFIETVRGVPLITVLFMASVMLPLFLPAGVSFDKFLRALIGVSLFASAYMAEVVRGGLQAIPKGQYEGADSLGLSYWQKTGLIILPQALKLVIPGIVNTFIGLFKDTSLVYIISMFDLLGVVRQNFSDPAWASPQTPASGLVFAALIFWMFCFGMSRYSIYMEHRLDTGHKR; encoded by the coding sequence ATGTCGCAAAACGACCTTCATTATGTCCGCACCGAAATGGCGCTGCCGCAACCGGCACCTCTTCGCGAGCGCGGGCCGGTGGCCTGGGTTCGCAAGAACCTGTTCGCCAATCCGTTCGATTCGGTGCTGACCATCATCGGCATGATCATCGTCGCGATGATCCTGCCGCCTTTGGTCAACTGGGCGCTGATCCAGGCGCAATGGACCGGCACCGACCGCACCTTCTGCGCCACGGTGGCGCAAGGCGGCATCCAGCCGGAAGGCTGGTCCGGCGCCTGCTGGGCCTTCGTCAACGCCAAGTTCGGCCAGTTCATGGTCGGCCGCTATCCGTTCGAGGAGCGCTGGCGGGTCATCCTGGTGGCGATCATGTTCGTGGCGCTGCTGGTGCCGCTGCTGATGCCCCGCGCACCATACAAGGGACTGAACGCATTCCTGTTCCTGGTGGCATTCCCTGTCGTCGCTGCGATCCTGCTGATCGGTGGCATGCTTGGCCTGCCGCATGTCGAGACCCCGCTCTGGGGCGGCCTGCTGGTGACGCTGACCTTGTCATATGTCGGCATCGTCGTGTCGCTGCCGCTCGGCATCCTCCTGGCGCTCGGACGGCGCTCCAAGATGCCGGTGGTCAAGATGCTTAGCGTCATCTTCATCGAAACGGTGCGCGGCGTGCCGCTGATCACGGTGCTGTTCATGGCAAGCGTGATGCTGCCGCTGTTCCTGCCGGCGGGCGTCAGCTTCGACAAGTTCCTGCGGGCGCTGATCGGCGTGTCGCTGTTCGCCTCGGCCTATATGGCCGAAGTGGTGCGCGGCGGCCTGCAGGCAATCCCCAAGGGCCAGTATGAGGGCGCCGATTCGCTCGGCCTCAGCTACTGGCAGAAGACCGGGCTGATCATCCTTCCGCAGGCGCTGAAGCTGGTCATCCCGGGCATCGTCAACACCTTCATCGGCCTGTTCAAGGACACCAGCCTGGTCTACATCATCTCGATGTTCGACCTGCTCGGCGTCGTCAGGCAGAACTTTTCGGATCCGGCCTGGGCTTCACCCCAGACGCCGGCGTCAGGGCTGGTCTTTGCGGCGCTGATCTTCTGGATGTTCTGCTTTGGAATGTCGCGATATTCCATTTATATGGAGCATCGCCTCGACACCGGGCACAAGCGATAA
- a CDS encoding amino acid ABC transporter permease encodes MATQDIPHDVGGGRASLLYDPKVRGIFFQILVVVALTAFVYWIIGNTVENLKRANIASGFAFLNGRAGFDVSDTLIAFDSDSTYKRALLVGLINTIVVALAGIVTASILGFLIGIGRLSNNWLIRKICTVYVELFRNIPPLLVIFFWYFGVLSVLPLPKESIELPFGSYLNSRGFYFPKAMWGEGAWLVGVALLLGTAMSWFVARQARQRQMATGATFPVFWTSLALIVGLPLLALVVTGFPLSFNFPQKSTFNLTGGLQVKPEFLSLYLALSFYTAAFIAEIVRAGIRGVNKGQTEASSALGLRSGQALRLVVVPQAMRIVIPPLTSQFLNLTKNSSLAIAIGYPDLVAVGGTVLNQTGQAIEIVVIWMVVYLGLSLITSAFMNWFNAKMALVER; translated from the coding sequence ATGGCTACGCAGGACATTCCCCATGACGTAGGGGGCGGCCGCGCGTCGCTTCTCTACGATCCGAAGGTGCGCGGCATCTTCTTCCAGATCCTGGTGGTCGTTGCGCTGACAGCGTTCGTCTACTGGATCATCGGCAACACGGTCGAAAACCTCAAGCGCGCCAACATCGCTTCCGGTTTCGCCTTTCTCAACGGACGCGCCGGTTTCGACGTCAGCGACACGCTGATCGCCTTCGATTCCGATTCGACCTACAAGCGGGCCTTGCTGGTCGGCCTGATCAACACGATCGTGGTCGCACTTGCCGGCATCGTCACGGCATCGATTCTCGGCTTCCTGATCGGCATCGGCCGGCTCTCCAACAACTGGCTGATCCGCAAGATCTGCACGGTCTATGTCGAGCTGTTCCGCAACATTCCGCCGCTTCTGGTCATCTTCTTCTGGTATTTCGGCGTGCTTTCCGTGCTGCCCTTGCCCAAGGAGAGCATCGAGCTGCCCTTCGGCTCCTATCTCAACAGCCGCGGCTTCTATTTTCCCAAGGCGATGTGGGGCGAGGGGGCGTGGCTGGTCGGTGTGGCGCTGCTGCTCGGCACTGCGATGTCGTGGTTCGTCGCCCGGCAGGCAAGGCAGCGGCAGATGGCAACCGGTGCGACCTTCCCGGTGTTCTGGACCTCGCTGGCCCTGATCGTCGGCCTGCCGCTGCTGGCGCTCGTCGTCACCGGCTTTCCGCTGAGCTTCAACTTCCCGCAGAAGTCGACCTTCAACCTGACCGGCGGGCTGCAGGTCAAGCCAGAGTTCCTGTCGCTCTATCTGGCGCTGTCCTTCTACACCGCAGCCTTCATCGCCGAGATCGTGCGCGCCGGCATTCGCGGCGTCAACAAGGGCCAGACCGAGGCCTCGTCGGCGCTCGGCCTCCGCTCCGGCCAGGCGCTCAGGCTGGTGGTGGTGCCGCAGGCGATGCGCATCGTCATCCCGCCTCTGACCAGCCAGTTCCTCAACCTGACCAAGAACTCGTCGCTGGCCATTGCCATCGGCTATCCGGACCTCGTCGCCGTCGGCGGTACGGTGCTGAACCAGACCGGACAGGCAATCGAGATCGTGGTGATCTGGATGGTCGTCTATCTCGGGCTCAGCCTGATCACCTCGGCCTTCATGAACTGGTTCAATGCCAAGATGGCATTGGTGGAAAGGTAA
- a CDS encoding amino acid ABC transporter substrate-binding protein produces MKYIISGILGAATLGMVATAASAGTLEDVKAKGFLQCGVSTGLAGFSAPNDKGDWQGLDADFCRAVAAAVFGDGTKVKFTPLSAKERFTALQSGEIDLLSRNTTWTINRDTALGLNFVGVTYFDGQGFMINAKKLPGVNSALQLSGAAVCVQTGTTTELNLADYFKANKMEYNPVVFEKLEEVNAAYDAGRCDVYTTDQSGLYGIRLTLGSPDDHVVLPEIISKEPLGPAVRQGDDKWYHIVKWAYFALLTAEELGITQANVEEMKASGNPEVKRVLGTEADTKIGTDLGLGNDWVVNIVKAVGNYGEVFERNVGQGSPLKIARGINALWTKGGLQYAPPIR; encoded by the coding sequence ATGAAGTACATCATTTCAGGCATTCTCGGGGCAGCCACGCTCGGCATGGTGGCGACCGCCGCATCTGCCGGCACCCTTGAGGACGTCAAGGCAAAGGGCTTCCTGCAATGCGGCGTCAGCACCGGCCTGGCCGGTTTCTCGGCGCCGAACGACAAGGGCGACTGGCAGGGTCTGGACGCCGATTTCTGCCGCGCAGTGGCCGCTGCAGTGTTCGGTGACGGCACCAAGGTCAAGTTCACGCCGCTCTCCGCCAAGGAGCGTTTCACCGCACTTCAGTCGGGCGAGATCGATCTTCTGTCGCGCAACACCACCTGGACCATCAATCGCGACACCGCACTCGGCCTCAACTTCGTCGGCGTCACCTATTTCGACGGCCAGGGCTTCATGATCAACGCCAAGAAGCTGCCGGGCGTCAATTCGGCGCTGCAGCTTTCGGGCGCCGCCGTCTGCGTGCAGACCGGCACCACGACCGAACTCAATCTCGCCGACTACTTCAAGGCGAACAAGATGGAGTACAACCCGGTCGTCTTCGAGAAGCTCGAAGAGGTCAATGCCGCCTATGACGCCGGCCGTTGCGACGTCTACACCACCGACCAGTCGGGCCTCTATGGCATCCGCCTGACGCTCGGCTCGCCGGACGATCACGTCGTGCTGCCCGAGATCATCTCGAAAGAGCCGCTCGGACCTGCCGTGCGCCAGGGCGACGACAAGTGGTACCACATCGTCAAATGGGCCTATTTCGCGCTGCTGACCGCTGAAGAGCTCGGCATCACCCAGGCCAATGTCGAAGAGATGAAGGCGTCGGGCAACCCCGAGGTCAAGCGCGTGCTCGGCACCGAAGCAGACACCAAGATCGGCACCGATCTCGGCCTCGGCAACGACTGGGTCGTCAACATCGTCAAAGCCGTGGGCAACTACGGCGAAGTCTTCGAACGCAATGTCGGCCAGGGCAGCCCGCTGAAGATCGCCCGTGGCATCAATGCGCTCTGGACCAAGGGCGGCCTGCAGTACGCACCGCCGATCCGCTGA
- a CDS encoding phosphatase PAP2 family protein — translation MQPPQGPVRLGQIWPKGFAGRLRETVAFSSRRIRRRPVGAPQPVWSRGLTLLLLCGAVAVALLFTIDSAVMNFMLSNRNGFTAWLAWLSDIGKSEWYLVPALLVYLATAAADWRGVGHGLKARLVTLFGQAAFVFGMVAFTGIAVNIVKLFFGRARPAFYGEYGAYHFDPFVVTRYSSSFPSGHATTLGTVAAILMIWFPRHWLSIGIVGLALSALRIPAAAHYPSDITAGFLFGLIVTIAAARFFAVRRVGFRLVTGKLLPRATGSGRRKRAAG, via the coding sequence GTGCAACCGCCGCAGGGCCCCGTTCGGCTGGGCCAGATCTGGCCCAAGGGGTTTGCCGGGCGTCTCAGGGAGACGGTGGCGTTTTCCTCGCGCCGCATCCGGCGCCGCCCCGTTGGCGCGCCGCAGCCGGTGTGGTCGCGCGGGCTGACCTTGCTGCTTTTATGCGGCGCCGTTGCCGTCGCGCTTCTGTTCACCATCGATTCGGCGGTGATGAACTTCATGCTCAGCAACCGCAACGGCTTCACCGCATGGCTGGCCTGGCTGAGCGATATCGGCAAGTCGGAATGGTATCTCGTGCCCGCCTTGCTGGTCTATCTCGCGACCGCCGCCGCCGACTGGCGCGGCGTGGGTCATGGCCTGAAGGCCCGGCTGGTGACGCTGTTCGGCCAGGCCGCCTTCGTCTTCGGAATGGTCGCCTTCACAGGCATCGCGGTCAACATCGTCAAGCTGTTCTTCGGCCGCGCCCGGCCGGCCTTCTATGGCGAATATGGCGCCTATCATTTCGATCCGTTCGTGGTGACGCGTTATTCGTCGAGCTTTCCTTCCGGCCATGCCACGACCCTCGGCACGGTGGCGGCGATCCTGATGATCTGGTTTCCGCGCCACTGGCTGTCGATCGGCATCGTCGGCCTGGCGCTGTCGGCCCTGCGCATTCCGGCGGCAGCACATTATCCCTCCGACATCACCGCCGGCTTCCTGTTCGGCCTGATCGTGACGATCGCAGCTGCGCGGTTCTTTGCCGTGCGCCGGGTCGGCTTCCGGCTGGTGACGGGAAAGCTGCTGCCCAGAGCCACTGGTTCCGGCAGACGAAAACGCGCCGCCGGCTAA
- a CDS encoding cystathionine beta-lyase gives MTRDNGRTKGVNTRLTHSGHDPHGFHGFVNPPVVHASTVLFPNAATMAARAQKYTYGTRGTPTSDALCHAIDELEGSAGTIAVPSGLAAVTIPLLGFLSSGDHILITDSVYLPTRHFADTMLKRLGVEVDYYDPHVGAGISALIKPNTKVVFTESPASNTFEIQDIPAIAKAAHAAGAIVMMDNTWATPLYFKALDFGVDVTIHAATKYPAGHSDVLSGTVSANAACWPKLHDAFVTLGCCAGPDDVYQVLRGLRTMGVRLAHHENSTLEIARWLEGKPGVARVLHPGLESHPDHLLFKRDFSGSSGIFSVVLSGGGTPKAHAFLDALEIFGLGYSWGGYESLAVQVSLADRKIANGPYEGPIIRLQIGLEDVADLKEDIAAGLQAANAVS, from the coding sequence ATGACTCGAGACAATGGCAGGACCAAAGGCGTCAACACGCGGCTGACGCATTCCGGGCACGATCCACACGGCTTTCATGGCTTTGTCAATCCGCCGGTCGTGCACGCCTCGACAGTTCTGTTCCCCAACGCTGCAACGATGGCCGCGCGTGCTCAAAAATACACATATGGCACCCGCGGAACGCCGACCAGCGACGCCCTTTGCCACGCCATCGACGAGCTCGAAGGCTCAGCCGGCACCATCGCCGTGCCCTCGGGCCTGGCTGCGGTGACGATTCCCCTGCTCGGCTTCCTGTCGTCGGGCGACCACATCCTGATCACCGATTCCGTCTATCTGCCGACCCGCCATTTCGCCGACACCATGCTCAAGCGCCTCGGCGTCGAGGTCGACTATTACGATCCGCATGTCGGCGCAGGCATTTCGGCGCTGATCAAGCCGAACACCAAGGTGGTGTTCACCGAATCGCCGGCGTCCAACACCTTCGAGATCCAGGACATTCCGGCGATCGCCAAGGCAGCGCATGCCGCGGGCGCCATCGTCATGATGGACAACACCTGGGCGACGCCGCTCTATTTCAAGGCGCTCGACTTCGGCGTCGACGTCACCATCCATGCCGCGACCAAATATCCCGCCGGCCATTCGGACGTTTTGAGCGGCACCGTGTCGGCCAATGCCGCCTGCTGGCCGAAGCTTCACGACGCCTTCGTCACGCTCGGCTGCTGCGCCGGCCCCGACGATGTCTACCAGGTGCTGCGCGGCCTGCGCACCATGGGCGTCCGGCTCGCCCATCACGAGAACAGCACGCTCGAGATCGCGCGCTGGCTCGAAGGCAAGCCGGGCGTCGCCCGCGTGCTGCACCCCGGCCTCGAAAGCCATCCCGACCACCTTCTCTTCAAGCGCGACTTCTCCGGCTCGAGCGGCATCTTTTCCGTGGTGCTTTCTGGCGGCGGCACGCCAAAGGCGCATGCCTTCCTCGACGCGCTCGAGATCTTCGGCCTCGGCTATTCCTGGGGCGGCTACGAAAGCCTGGCGGTGCAGGTCAGCCTCGCCGACCGCAAAATCGCCAACGGTCCTTATGAAGGCCCGATCATCCGGCTGCAGATCGGCCTGGAAGACGTGGCCGACCTGAAGGAAGACATCGCCGCGGGCCTGCAGGCGGCGAACGCGGTGAGCTGA
- a CDS encoding cupin domain-containing protein — translation MTASGRPSEIVHWSEIEKPDGETFIGTSELRGLGAPLAVHFGLERLGIHHVRLPPGRRTSFPHAESLEEEFVHVIEGEPDVWLDGVLHRLKPGDSVGFPAGTGLAHSFLNNTDGEVRLLVVGEANKDENQIVYPVNLERKAIRGDWWHDAPKRVLGDHDGLPDRVRAARDTGEGRD, via the coding sequence ATGACCGCATCCGGCCGCCCTTCCGAAATCGTCCACTGGAGCGAGATCGAAAAGCCCGACGGTGAAACCTTCATCGGCACATCGGAACTCAGGGGGCTCGGCGCGCCGCTCGCCGTTCATTTCGGCCTCGAGCGGCTCGGCATCCACCATGTCAGGCTGCCGCCGGGCCGGCGCACCTCGTTTCCGCATGCCGAAAGCCTGGAGGAAGAATTCGTCCACGTGATCGAGGGCGAACCCGATGTCTGGCTGGACGGGGTGCTGCATCGGCTGAAGCCAGGCGATTCCGTCGGCTTTCCCGCCGGCACCGGCCTGGCGCACAGCTTCCTCAATAACACCGACGGCGAAGTCCGCCTCCTGGTGGTCGGCGAAGCCAACAAGGACGAGAACCAGATCGTCTATCCCGTCAATCTCGAGCGCAAGGCGATCCGCGGCGACTGGTGGCACGACGCACCAAAACGTGTGCTCGGCGATCATGACGGCTTGCCGGACCGGGTGCGTGCGGCGCGGGACACCGGCGAAGGCCGCGATTAG